One genomic segment of Aliarcobacter cibarius includes these proteins:
- a CDS encoding endonuclease, with translation MTTHNLKIFSLLLMIYFISLSNLNANSYSKTKKILLKKVYFDNQFTFYCGNPYEIKQIKGKQRTVIIEDKKYYSPKNSSFFNFFANSNNERSKVVEWEHVVPIQVLAQNLPCWKDGGRKACNKDNTFRAMESDMYNLVPAIGEINNDRSNYKFGDKLPKKQQYGKCEFEVDSKNKIAYPKKEIRGDIARIYFYMSNKYNFKISKQEKIMFEKWNQEDPISQWEKTKIKRIEEFISFDSEI, from the coding sequence ATGACAACTCATAATTTAAAAATATTTAGTTTATTGCTTATGATATATTTTATTTCATTATCAAATCTAAATGCAAATTCATATTCAAAAACTAAAAAAATCCTATTAAAAAAAGTATATTTTGATAACCAATTTACTTTTTATTGTGGAAATCCTTATGAAATAAAGCAGATAAAAGGTAAACAGAGAACAGTTATTATTGAAGATAAAAAATATTATTCCCCAAAAAATAGCTCTTTTTTTAACTTTTTTGCAAATAGTAATAATGAAAGATCAAAAGTTGTTGAATGGGAACATGTAGTGCCAATTCAAGTTCTTGCACAAAATTTACCTTGTTGGAAAGATGGTGGAAGAAAAGCTTGTAATAAAGATAACACTTTTAGAGCTATGGAATCTGATATGTACAATCTTGTTCCTGCTATAGGAGAAATTAACAACGATAGAAGCAATTATAAATTTGGTGATAAATTACCAAAAAAACAGCAATATGGAAAATGTGAATTTGAAGTTGATTCTAAAAATAAAATAGCTTATCCAAAAAAAGAGATTAGAGGAGATATTGCTAGAATCTATTTTTATATGTCAAATAAATATAATTTTAAAATCTCAAAACAAGAAAAAATAATGTTTGAGAAATGGAATCAAGAAGACCCTATTTCACAATGGGAGAAAACAAAAATTAAGAGAATTGAAGAGTTTATCTCATTTGATTCAGAGATTTGA
- a CDS encoding BTB/POZ domain-containing protein, which yields MNYDKSFTNIQQGKIMAVQKNDEIKPKFIKKMVPKEKVGFLPDESQIQYSLFDTKQKINESTATLMDLRVSPFMPVDKISHNSALAKEFVANKNILRRETAFGTVEIRNRLLTQYHKMILDCIMINNIARSVLYKGNIAIYFSIYEIAQKLGLEWSGKTQKNIQEAIEYIKDVVIVRSDNNGSGVSSSYNIIQEMKYSSKEQSYVIILSSLYSEYFNKTMSINYNKRFDDLISIRGKGSAFIRSIIEFFITHDASADNIQRIKLMQLLETINYPCETPRQVTSAKQYLKEYEKELAKFHIKYYPGSQVFEYCGTTDIRFIPPLEGLVE from the coding sequence ATGAATTATGATAAAAGTTTTACAAATATACAACAAGGGAAAATCATGGCTGTACAAAAAAATGATGAAATAAAACCAAAATTTATTAAGAAGATGGTACCTAAAGAAAAAGTAGGTTTTTTACCTGATGAGAGTCAAATTCAATACAGCCTCTTTGATACAAAACAAAAGATAAATGAATCAACAGCGACTCTTATGGATTTAAGAGTTAGTCCATTTATGCCTGTTGATAAAATATCTCATAATAGTGCTCTAGCTAAAGAGTTTGTTGCAAATAAAAATATTTTAAGAAGAGAAACAGCTTTTGGAACTGTAGAAATTAGAAATAGGCTACTTACACAGTATCATAAAATGATATTAGATTGTATAATGATTAATAATATTGCAAGATCAGTTCTTTATAAAGGAAATATAGCTATTTATTTTAGTATATATGAAATTGCCCAAAAGTTGGGATTGGAATGGAGTGGTAAAACTCAAAAAAACATTCAAGAAGCAATAGAATATATAAAAGACGTTGTAATTGTAAGAAGCGATAATAATGGTTCAGGAGTAAGCTCTAGCTACAATATTATTCAAGAGATGAAATATAGTTCAAAAGAACAATCATATGTTATTATTTTATCTTCATTATATTCAGAATATTTTAATAAAACAATGTCAATAAATTATAATAAACGATTTGATGATTTGATCAGTATAAGAGGCAAGGGTAGTGCATTTATTAGGTCAATAATTGAGTTTTTTATTACTCATGATGCTAGTGCTGATAATATTCAAAGAATAAAGTTAATGCAGCTTCTTGAAACTATAAATTATCCATGTGAAACACCAAGGCAAGTAACATCTGCTAAACAATATTTAAAAGAGTATGAAAAAGAACTCGCAAAATTTCATATCAAATACTATCCAGGTTCTCAGGTATTTGAATATTGTGGAACAACAGATATTAGGTTTATTCCACCACTTGAAGGATTAGTAGAATAA
- a CDS encoding AAA family ATPase: MFNKLDLTFIDSMERGILSTILFDNNTIKDVKENIFSNQQYKNIFDVMQELNKNNFPINEEAIVAKLGNSYEQTLINIITTNPLTQIKSIYNELQENNYKIFLQDQLRKIASSDSNSIDKINELQDLIIRSRDFKRQELFNLVDFSNVKEKTPNFLLEDVLPIQENEINIISAAGGSGKSYLSLYLALNYISKYKENRAFLWLSEDEIGVSKKRALSLCKVHHNLTINQRISVLGKETQVFHFVDKNLNINTKFEEMKQQLKDFSLIVIDPLIAFFGADENSNADARFFMSLLNKWCVDENKTIILIHHHSKASGTSKTTARGASAFIDACRMHYVIEKVENDSRSRKVVIDKTNHFSNDKKDYIIKLFDVKVEVIPYKETEKRVPKKYSVPLLGDIEATEVDEL, translated from the coding sequence ATGTTTAATAAATTAGATTTAACTTTTATAGATAGTATGGAGAGAGGGATTCTCTCTACAATTTTATTTGATAATAATACTATCAAAGATGTAAAAGAAAATATATTTTCAAATCAACAATATAAAAATATATTTGATGTTATGCAAGAGTTAAATAAAAATAATTTCCCAATTAATGAAGAAGCAATAGTTGCAAAGCTAGGGAATAGCTATGAACAAACATTAATAAATATCATAACAACTAATCCACTAACTCAAATAAAATCTATTTACAATGAATTACAAGAAAATAATTATAAAATATTTTTGCAGGATCAATTAAGAAAGATAGCTAGTTCAGATTCAAATAGTATTGATAAAATAAATGAACTACAAGATTTAATAATAAGAAGTAGAGATTTTAAAAGACAAGAACTATTTAATCTTGTAGATTTTTCAAATGTAAAAGAAAAAACACCAAACTTTCTATTAGAAGATGTTTTGCCAATTCAAGAAAATGAGATAAATATCATAAGTGCTGCTGGTGGAAGTGGAAAAAGTTATCTTTCATTATATTTAGCTTTGAACTACATTTCAAAATATAAAGAGAATAGGGCATTTTTATGGCTAAGTGAAGATGAAATAGGGGTATCAAAAAAAAGAGCACTAAGTCTTTGTAAAGTCCATCATAATTTAACTATTAATCAAAGAATTTCTGTTTTAGGAAAAGAGACGCAAGTATTTCATTTTGTTGATAAAAATTTGAATATTAATACAAAATTTGAAGAAATGAAACAGCAATTAAAAGATTTTTCATTAATTGTGATAGATCCACTTATAGCTTTCTTTGGTGCTGATGAAAATTCAAATGCAGATGCAAGATTTTTTATGAGTTTATTAAATAAATGGTGTGTAGACGAGAATAAAACAATTATTTTAATACACCATCATTCAAAGGCAAGTGGAACAAGTAAAACTACTGCAAGAGGAGCAAGTGCTTTTATTGATGCTTGTAGAATGCATTATGTGATTGAAAAAGTTGAAAATGATTCAAGAAGTAGAAAAGTAGTTATAGATAAGACAAATCATTTTTCTAATGACAAAAAAGATTATATTATTAAGCTTTTTGATGTAAAAGTTGAAGTTATTCCTTACAAAGAAACTGAAAAAAGAGTGCCTAAAAAATATTCAGTACCACTGCTTGGGGATATTGAAGCAACAGAAGTAGATGAATTATGA